The Streptomyces phaeolivaceus genome has a window encoding:
- a CDS encoding NAD(P)/FAD-dependent oxidoreductase, whose protein sequence is MSERPSPVGLPVGAVRSAVVLGGSLAGMLAARALAGFVDEVTVVERDALTEGAGPRRGLPQARHAHMLWSGGVRAVEELVPGTTERLLAAGAHRQAVTTDMVVLSPRGWYRRWPVSHHNLLAGRDLLDATVRTAVLADARVRLLDSTEVLGLTGDGDAVTGVRVRGGDGAERVLDAGFVVDATGRASRAARWLTGFGLPEPEKREVDSGLAYASRVFRAPEGARRGFPVVAVQADARRPGPGRSGFLLPIEDGRWIVMLCGTRGGEPTPDDDDFVRFAREELRHPIIGELIAGAEPLGDVAFTRSTANRRWFHERAARWPENFAVVGDAVAVYNPVYGHGMTVAAQSALALREVIGRQGWGSAGLARRIQKAVARPVGVAWDLAIGQDVFYEGATESGPTLRDRMVTAYVDRLVHTATGNGRVARRLTDVTSLERGPEVLLTPAVLLAAAAGPLKPPLNDPPLTTEEREAAGLRWA, encoded by the coding sequence ATGAGTGAACGCCCCTCCCCCGTCGGCCTGCCCGTCGGGGCGGTACGGTCCGCCGTCGTGCTCGGCGGTTCACTCGCCGGGATGCTCGCGGCCCGCGCGCTGGCCGGGTTCGTGGACGAGGTCACGGTCGTCGAGCGGGACGCCTTGACCGAGGGGGCCGGGCCGCGCCGGGGGCTGCCGCAGGCGCGCCACGCCCACATGCTGTGGTCCGGCGGGGTCCGGGCGGTGGAGGAGCTGGTGCCGGGGACCACCGAGCGCCTGCTGGCGGCGGGGGCGCACCGGCAGGCGGTCACCACGGACATGGTGGTGCTGTCGCCGCGCGGGTGGTATCGGCGCTGGCCCGTCTCCCACCACAATCTGCTGGCCGGACGGGATCTGCTGGACGCGACCGTCCGTACGGCGGTACTGGCCGACGCACGGGTACGGCTGCTGGACAGCACCGAGGTGCTCGGGCTCACCGGCGACGGGGATGCCGTGACGGGGGTGCGGGTCCGCGGCGGCGACGGTGCCGAGCGGGTCCTCGACGCCGGGTTCGTCGTGGACGCCACCGGGCGGGCCTCACGGGCGGCTCGATGGCTGACGGGGTTCGGGCTGCCCGAGCCGGAGAAGCGGGAGGTCGACTCCGGGCTCGCGTACGCCAGTCGGGTCTTCCGCGCGCCCGAGGGGGCCCGGCGGGGGTTCCCGGTGGTCGCCGTGCAGGCCGACGCGCGGCGGCCGGGGCCCGGACGGTCCGGCTTCCTGCTGCCCATCGAGGACGGGCGGTGGATCGTCATGCTGTGCGGGACACGGGGTGGTGAACCCACGCCGGACGACGACGACTTCGTACGGTTCGCGCGGGAGGAGCTGCGGCATCCGATCATCGGTGAACTGATCGCCGGGGCCGAGCCGTTGGGGGACGTGGCGTTCACGCGGTCCACGGCGAACCGGCGTTGGTTCCACGAGCGGGCGGCCCGGTGGCCGGAGAACTTCGCCGTCGTGGGGGACGCGGTCGCCGTGTACAACCCGGTGTACGGGCACGGGATGACCGTTGCCGCCCAAAGTGCCCTCGCGCTACGGGAGGTGATCGGGCGTCAGGGATGGGGGTCGGCCGGGCTGGCGCGGCGGATCCAGAAGGCGGTGGCGCGACCCGTCGGGGTGGCGTGGGACCTCGCGATCGGGCAGGACGTGTTCTACGAGGGGGCGACGGAGTCGGGGCCGACCCTGCGGGACCGGATGGTGACGGCGTACGTGGACCGGTTGGTGCACACCGCCACCGGCAACGGTCGCGTCGCCCGCCGGCTCACCGATGTGACCTCCCTGGAGCGCGGCCCCGAGGTGCTCCTCACCCCCGCCGTCCTCCTCGCGGCAGCCGCCGGCCCCCTCAAGCCCCCGCTGAACGACCCGCCGCTGACGACGGAGGAACGCGAGGCGGCGGGGCTGAGGTGGGCGTGA